Proteins from one Cryptomeria japonica chromosome 4, Sugi_1.0, whole genome shotgun sequence genomic window:
- the LOC131037778 gene encoding uncharacterized protein LOC131037778 codes for MPPPSTEKNNKVVKTTAAQQYVPKGRTKFKKTENKVTTEVPPKIEIAEKEKQPKTTNQKEVNPDRITIKKAIGKSPFELVYGSKARTPINNLLPVYKFIDENNLQMSDLVEERMDMLAELDESREDAHKKNLKLQQKSKYLFDKKTSERKFEINNLVLLWNARAQDKGKHGKFEALWPGPFVVAE; via the exons ATGCCTCCACCATCTACAGAGAAAAATAACAAGGTGGTAAAGACCACCGCTGCCCAACAGTATGTGCCAAAAGGGAGGACAAAATTCAAGAAGACTGAAAATAAGGTCACAACTGAAGTTCCCCCGAAAATAGAAATAGCTGAGAAGGAGAAGCAACCAAAGACAACCAATCAAAAGGAGGTTAATCCAG ATAGGATCACTATTAAGAAGGCCATAGGAAAATCTCCTTTTGAGCTAGTGTATGGATCTAAAGCAAGGACGCCAATAAATAATCTACTTCCTGTATACAAGTTCATTGATGAAAACAACCTACAAATGTCAGATCTGGTGGAGGAAAGGATGGATATGCTTGCAGAATTGGATGAAAGCAGAGAAGATGCTCACAAGAAGAACCTCAAGCTGCAACAAAAGAGTAAGTACCTATTTGATAAGAAAACATCAGAAAGAAAATTTGAAATCAATAACTTGGTACTACTTTGGAATGCTAGAGCCCAAGATAAGGGcaagcatggaaaatttgaagcCTTGTGGCCAGGGCCATTTGTTGTTGCAGAGTAA